The DNA segment GAAAAGCGGGCCGCCCTGCGGTCCCACCCAAGGTGCAAGCCGCGCGCTCCCGACAGGCGCCGGCGAACCTCTCAGGTTCCGATGACAGATGGGGAGGATCGTCCTCGTCTGTCATGCCCCGGGAGTACCGCATATGAGCCCCACGCCCCGTCTCACAGCACTCGACGCCCTGCACCGGTCACTGGGCGCGACCATGACCGACTTCGCGGGCTGGGACATGCCGCTGCGCTACGGCAGTGAGCGCGACGAGCACAACGCCGTACGGACGCACGCCGGCCTCTTCGACCTCTCCCACATGGGCGAGATCACCGTCAGCGGTCCGCAGGCCGTGCGGCTGCTCGACTACGCGCTGGTCGGGAACATCGGCACCGTCGGCAACGGCCGTGCCCGCTACACCATGATCTGCCAGGAGGACGGCGGGATCCTGGACGACCTGATCGTGTACCGGCTCAGCGAGCAGGAGTACATGGTCGTCGCCAACGCCGGCAACGCGCAGGTGGTCCTGGACGCCCTGACCGCCCGCGCGGGCGGCTTCGACGCCGTCGTACGGGACGACCGCGACGCGTACGCCCTGCTGGCCGTACAGGGCCCGGAATCCTCCGGCATCCTGAAATCGCTCACGGACGCCGACCTGGACGGGCTGAAGTACTACGCGGGCCTGCCCGGCACCGTCGCCGGTGTCCAGGCGCTCATCGCCAGGACCGGCTACACGGGCGAGGACGGGTTCGAGCTGTTCGTCGCCCCCTCCGACGCCGAGAAGGTCTGGCAGGCGCTGACGGAGGCGGGCACGCCGGCCGGCC comes from the Streptomyces sp. NBC_01471 genome and includes:
- the gcvT gene encoding glycine cleavage system aminomethyltransferase GcvT encodes the protein MSPTPRLTALDALHRSLGATMTDFAGWDMPLRYGSERDEHNAVRTHAGLFDLSHMGEITVSGPQAVRLLDYALVGNIGTVGNGRARYTMICQEDGGILDDLIVYRLSEQEYMVVANAGNAQVVLDALTARAGGFDAVVRDDRDAYALLAVQGPESSGILKSLTDADLDGLKYYAGLPGTVAGVQALIARTGYTGEDGFELFVAPSDAEKVWQALTEAGTPAGLVPCGLSCRDTLRLEAGMPLYGHELTTALTPFDAGLGRVVKFEKEGDFVGRTSLEAAAERAAAAPPRKLVGLIAEGRRVPRAGYQVVADGQVVGEVTSGAPSPTLGRPIAIAYVDAAHAEPGTSGVGVDIRGTHEPYEVVALPFYKRQK